In Desulfovibrio sp. 86, the following proteins share a genomic window:
- a CDS encoding ABC transporter ATP-binding protein, producing MSVKTPQKIQVRNLTKRFGNLTVLDRINFSVAKGELVAIVGPTGCGKTTFLNMLSKLMPATEGNILIDGEEANPRTHNISYVFQEPTCLPWRTVRENVAYGMEIKGVPHNERMKRSDAIMELVGLSSCANLYPNQVSASMIQRIAVSRAFAVQPDLLLMDEPYGQLDVKLRYYLEDELVNLWRTLQSTILFVTHNIEEAVYVADRILVLSNKPTTIKSEIHVDIERPRKLTDPRFVELRRQVTELIRWW from the coding sequence GTGTCAGTCAAAACTCCACAGAAAATTCAGGTTCGTAATCTGACGAAGCGATTCGGAAACCTGACGGTTCTCGACAGGATCAATTTCAGCGTGGCAAAGGGAGAACTGGTCGCCATTGTCGGCCCTACCGGGTGCGGCAAGACCACGTTTCTCAATATGTTGTCAAAACTGATGCCCGCCACTGAGGGCAATATTCTCATTGACGGTGAAGAGGCCAACCCGCGTACGCATAATATTTCCTACGTTTTTCAGGAGCCGACCTGTCTGCCCTGGCGCACCGTGCGGGAAAATGTGGCCTATGGCATGGAAATTAAAGGGGTTCCCCACAACGAGCGCATGAAGCGCAGCGACGCCATCATGGAACTGGTGGGGCTTTCAAGCTGCGCGAACCTGTATCCCAATCAGGTTTCGGCCAGCATGATCCAGCGTATCGCCGTCTCCAGAGCCTTTGCCGTTCAGCCGGACCTGCTGCTCATGGATGAACCCTACGGGCAGCTTGACGTCAAGCTGCGCTACTACCTTGAGGACGAGCTGGTCAACCTGTGGCGCACGCTCCAAAGCACCATCCTTTTTGTTACGCACAATATCGAAGAGGCCGTTTACGTGGCAGACCGCATTCTTGTGCTCTCCAATAAGCCCACGACCATAAAGTCTGAAATACATGTGGATATTGAGCGACCGCGCAAGCTGACGGATCCGCGCTTTGTGGAACTGCGCAGACAGGTGACCGAACTGATCCGCTGGTGGTAG
- a CDS encoding ABC transporter permease, with product MAYQEVKVRQPLLLTMLPVLSLASFFFGWQAVVSFGIIPNELLASPMQVFHAFLDKLHDPMPDGAILSAHIWTSIKEAFIGYSLSLLVGIPLGLAMGWFRVVEGLVRPIFELIRPIPPIAWIPLTVFWFGIDLTGKVFIIWIAGIVPCVINSYVGVRMTNPALIQMARTYGANDWQIFKGLCIPSALPMVFGALQIALAYCWTNLVGAELLAADSGLGYLITMGGRLIRPDIVLLGMICVGLSGAFIGVIIDYIEKTLLAGIRR from the coding sequence ATGGCTTATCAAGAAGTAAAAGTAAGACAGCCCCTGCTACTGACCATGTTACCCGTTCTGAGCCTGGCCTCGTTCTTTTTCGGCTGGCAGGCTGTGGTTTCGTTCGGGATCATTCCTAATGAACTTCTGGCCTCGCCTATGCAGGTTTTTCATGCGTTTCTGGATAAACTGCACGATCCCATGCCGGACGGTGCAATACTTTCGGCGCATATCTGGACCAGCATCAAGGAGGCCTTTATCGGCTACAGCCTTTCCCTGCTGGTGGGCATCCCCCTGGGGCTGGCAATGGGCTGGTTTCGTGTTGTGGAGGGCCTTGTGCGGCCCATATTTGAACTGATCCGGCCAATCCCCCCCATCGCCTGGATACCCCTGACCGTCTTCTGGTTCGGCATCGACCTGACCGGCAAAGTTTTCATCATCTGGATCGCGGGCATAGTGCCTTGCGTCATCAACTCTTATGTGGGCGTGCGGATGACCAATCCCGCCTTGATCCAGATGGCGCGCACTTACGGAGCCAATGACTGGCAGATATTCAAGGGCCTGTGCATTCCCTCGGCCCTGCCTATGGTTTTCGGCGCGTTGCAGATCGCTCTGGCCTACTGCTGGACCAACCTTGTGGGCGCTGAACTTCTGGCGGCAGATTCGGGCCTTGGCTACCTCATCACCATGGGCGGGCGCCTCATCCGCCCGGACATAGTACTGCTTGGCATGATCTGCGTTGGGCTGTCCGGCGCCTTCATCGGCGTCATTATCGACTATATCGAAAAGACGCTGCTGGCCGGCATCAGGAGGTAG
- a CDS encoding ABC transporter permease: MSSHIANETVGTIKESRPLSAMLILTNIYFLYGVSLLTFFVVWDRVAALKVFDDSLARPSEVVMQIKMLMSMKFGGTNLWGHIWASTLRVLMGFSLAAVVAVPLGLFMALNKYVNAIVKPLFDLLKPMPPIAWVSLAILWFGVGEFAKVFIIIIGTFVPCLLNSYNGIRLVEPELYDVVRVLGGNRKDEIFQVSFPASFPSVFAGLQISMSIAWTCVLAAELMNARDGIGFLIKRGMDTHQPALVLSGMILIAAAAWCTSQVLTLIERKFCPWQRSIDNL; the protein is encoded by the coding sequence ATGAGTTCGCACATTGCCAATGAAACCGTTGGGACAATCAAGGAATCGCGGCCTTTGAGCGCCATGCTCATTCTTACCAACATCTATTTTTTGTACGGCGTTTCTTTGCTGACGTTCTTTGTGGTCTGGGATCGGGTGGCGGCCCTGAAGGTTTTTGACGATTCGCTGGCCCGGCCCTCTGAAGTGGTCATGCAGATCAAGATGCTGATGTCCATGAAGTTTGGCGGCACCAACCTTTGGGGGCATATCTGGGCCAGTACTCTGCGCGTGCTCATGGGGTTCAGCCTGGCCGCCGTCGTGGCCGTACCCCTGGGCCTGTTCATGGCGCTGAACAAATACGTCAACGCTATTGTCAAACCCCTTTTCGACCTCTTGAAGCCCATGCCGCCCATTGCCTGGGTGTCGCTGGCCATCCTGTGGTTCGGCGTGGGCGAATTTGCCAAGGTATTTATCATTATCATCGGCACGTTCGTGCCGTGTCTGCTCAATTCCTACAACGGCATCCGCCTGGTGGAGCCGGAACTTTACGATGTGGTTCGCGTGCTTGGTGGCAACAGAAAGGACGAGATATTTCAGGTGTCCTTTCCTGCCTCCTTTCCTTCGGTGTTCGCCGGTTTGCAGATATCGATGAGCATCGCCTGGACGTGCGTGCTGGCGGCGGAACTGATGAATGCCCGCGACGGCATTGGCTTTCTCATCAAGCGTGGCATGGATACCCACCAGCCAGCCCTGGTGTTGAGCGGCATGATTCTTATCGCCGCTGCGGCCTGGTGCACTTCTCAGGTTCTGACCCTGATTGAACGCAAGTTCTGCCCCTGGCAGCGCAGTATCGATAACCTGTGA